Within the Miscanthus floridulus cultivar M001 chromosome 17, ASM1932011v1, whole genome shotgun sequence genome, the region CATCCTTGCTGTTCGATGTTTCACTGAAGTATTGAACCCAGCATCAGTCTGCTGTTCGCTGCACCTGTGGTCAATGTCCTAGTTGCTTGCAAGAATTCATGCATCGTTTTGAGCTCAGATGTGGTTCTTTTTCCCTTGTTTTGTGTGGCTTTTCAGCATCAGGGAGCGTAAAGATTGTGCTGCACTCCAGTACTAGCCAAAGGTGAGCTGAGCTGACCGGTTATGCCTTTGAGGAGTGTCAACGCAGTTGCTTGTCAATGGGTGCGGGCAGTCGACGAAAAATGTCTGCGCGCTTTGCTTTATGTTCCGGATTGTTTATATATAGCAGGGTCAAAGGCCAAATTTCccgcttgagctacttttcagccCTGGAATAGTATTTCTCTCTCataatatttcagcataagcaaaCAGGGTGTTTATTGTTATGAGTGTAGTGGAGTCAATGTCCTTGCAAAAGTACGAAGGGACACTGAAAAGTGAGACTCAACTTTAGGAATGAACTTAGCCAGTGGATGTTGACTTGCAAAGGCTGGACGAACCCTGTAGTAGTTTATTCGATGGAGAAGTTGACGAACTGAAAAGGATGGGATTTGTTTATTTCATCGTCCCCTTTTTTAGGGTCGAGCACTGTATCGTCAATATCTATAAGATGAAGGgtattatcttttatttcctgtTGATGAAATGGATGGACATGAGACTGAGAAGCACACACTGTGCCTTTTGGGCTGGCCAACTCCACCAGATCACATCAAGTCTAGTCTGAACTCTGAATTTGATTCCTGCAATTGGCAGCTTGCCACTGGCCTTTGGCCTTGGCGAACTGGTGTGTAGGATAAGGCTGttagttggctaaccactcggtaTCTGAACCTCTCGAGTGATCAAATAATGTGGACTCAGCAGATGAGGACTAAGCACTGCACCAAGATGCATCATTGGTGGAGGCAGTTATTGTCTGCACTGCACGGTCCATAGTAGTAGTAGCTGAGAAACTATGGACAAATCGACAAAAGGGCTGCTGCATCAATGTGTCCATGGAATTTCTACGAACACAATCTTCTTTATTTTACGAATCTCAATCTTCTTTATTTTGAAAGAACACACCATGATTATACTTTTTTTTAGCAACATATCTTTCTTTTCTCTGGGTTAACAATAGCATCCCATAACTGCAACTCACACCATCGGACTTCGTCAAACAAAACCGAAATGGCCCAATGAGTACTGGTCCAATGTAAAGCCCAGTAATGAATTGACCAGATCTGGCTCGCCGAAAGGCCCAAAACGATCCAAGTTGGGTTTTCCGCTGATCACTAAGCCTTACCTGTGACGCGGACTTGGCCCATTTCTCCATCGTTGCGATACTGGATGCCGggatttttaatttattttactTTTTTCCTTCGAGGATTGAATCCGGGAAATAATGTCGCATACATAATATATGATAGATGAACGGCGGTGCTAGCGCCCGCATGTCCGGACGCCCGGGCCTTCACTTCGCCCCGCGCCAGCCCGACGTGGCGTCTGCGCCCTACCCGACCCCACGCGGCGTCTGCAACCCGTCTGCCCCCTCGCACCCCCTCTAGCAGCTGCAATAGGCGGGtggcattgcaacatgtgcaaacactcgatctacttttgaaacatctagatgcaacacttgcaacatatatctaaaatacaataaaacacttgaaacatgcttctgaaacacttgaaaaaagcACCTAAAATGCTTGAAAACCAtggcaaacatacgcaacatgcagaaaaaacacttacaacatatgtgtgaaacatatgcaacgtcgaAATAAAAACACTTGCGACATACGTATGAAAACACAGATGAAATATTGTGAACagacacttgtaacatacgtgcacaagcattgcaacatatgcaacattcccgatctatttttgcaatatttatatgaaacacttacaacatacctctcAAACATTTGAAGCACTTGAAACATACagttgcaacatgtgctttcagcaCAACATCTCCTTGCCActtgggagaatggaggctcgtcggcgtgcCGGAGGCAGCGGGCCGATGGCGGTGGCTCCGCAACGTGGCAGAGGGGCAGCGGCTGCACGACTTGGAGAGGGCAGCCGCGCGCCATGCCGTCCTGCAGCAGCATCTCGGTGGCGCGGAGCTCACCgccgctccggtggagaaggccatAGCAGGtcgctccggtggagaaggcagGTGAGAGGCGCGATGGAGAGAGAGGCGCGATGGAGAGAAAGACGAGCGGGAGCgcgcggtggagagggaggcgcaGTGGAGAGAAGGCAGGCAGGAGGCACGGTGGAGATGAATGGATAGGAACAGATAGGAGAGCCTTCTGGGCCTCCCGGCCTGCCAGCGGGGCCGTCCGGGGCGGACAAACGCCCTAATACAAGCATTACCGATTACCGATTGATCAAAAGTAACCTTATGGCCCACTATAGATACCTTATAAACATCTATTTTCCTCGGTGGAACAATTTTCCTCTCCAACCAGAGCATTTGAACGTTAGTTAACAATGAGTTAGTTAGTTACTCCTCCATCTAAACAAGACTGTGATTCTGCAATTCAAGCGCATTCTCCTGTACAAGCACTATAGTACATGCAGCTAGACAAACACATTCCTCAAACAGCTTTATACGGCTCCTGTAATGCAGGCTGAGCAGAGCAGGGCAACCAAATAGGTCCAAAGTTGATTCTTTGCCATTGCAgttttttaggatggagggagtactactaTACACAACACAATATACCTTTGATTCGTGCACGACTCCTCGCTGGGTTGATGATGACCTTTGTGAGAAAACTAGGTTGATGACCTTTGTGAGAACGCTAGATCGACCGGTGGCAGTGAAGGCCTACCAGGTAAATGCATCTTTTTTTTTCCTCTTATCTGGGTACAGCTGTAGTATCTGTTCGTACACACGCACGTACGCTCACTCAACGCACGCACACTACTCACACCACCCGTGTACAAACAAACCTACAACTACACTCAGATCTGAAGACCGCGTCCTTTGTTGAGATCACCGAAATCCTCAGATTCTATAGGCGACGGGCACGTCACGATCCCATTGTGGCATCACGCGAAAGAGGCACTATTTATAAATGGGTGCTGCATAGCACACACCCGGTGCGTCACCAACGCTGCGATCGCCAGGGATCGAACGCTGGCGGGCAGACTCGCCACCGCGAGTACTACCACTGAGCCACTGGCTCGTTCGCAGGTAAATGCATCCTAGTACCGAGTGTGGGAAGGATGCCTAGCCCAGACAACAATTGTCAGCTTCAATCTAAACAAGCCTTGAGTGCTACGTACAGTCGAGGCCTTTTGTATAACTGGCAGGAGTAAGCGAACTGAACTACACTCAATTAGTTATGTTTTTTAGGGTGCAATCTTTTTACTCAGATTAAAATTATGGATGGACTTGATGTAGGTGATCGCATTTTCTAAATTTATTTTAGCATTTAGCGGTGCTAGCTATTTTTTAGGGTATATGAGTGTTTACGTTTGTACTATGATCGGTGTCTGCTGGGTCttgcaaaaagaaaagaaaactagTATGAGTATGTAATATATCTACTTAAAAGACCTATGCTCTGTTTGGATCCATAAAACTAACAACTAGTTGACTAATTTTTAGTTCTTAAGTatcaaacaaattcactagtcatGAACTAGTTGCTAGTTTACTAGTCCACTTATAGAAGCTAATAGGACTAGCTGTTACTCCTAGTTTATCCAAACAGACCCCTACTCATTTAGttttaaattgtaagtcattttgttttctttctaAATATCGTTTTTATTAGATAATAGTAAAAAATATGTATATCTATAAGAAGGTGAAATGGCTTTATTATTATTTAAAACGCAAGAGTAGCAAGTACTCTCTCTATCTAAAAAAGAATAGAATTCTAGGTATGAAACTAGACAAATGCTCGTGTAAATTTATATCCAGAATTTTAGGTATGAAACCGATATTTGTCGCTTCTCCTGTCGAATGCACGGCTGCAACCTCGCAGAGTCGCAGACAATTCTCCGAGGGGCAGTTGCTCCAACAACTTGAGCGCTTTGAAAATAGTAGAACGACTCGATGATTGGCCGTTAGCTGCTAATGCATGTGTCTGTACACGGTACACCACTACAGTACTTAAGTAAGAGTAGTTCTTTGCTcggttcgtttggctgataaaccatgacTGAAAATATTATTGCCTGatttattataaaagaaaaatactattcgttgactgaaaaatacgacttataaggaACGCGAACAGGGCGTCCCAGTCCCTAACCGAACCAGTCGAGCGCTTAGTAACGAAGAGTTGACTTGCCCCGGCTCGTCCACACACGCATGACACAACCACTAATCCAGCACTGTACTCCTCAGATCGATCGAGTATACTAGAAAAGATCGCGGCGTTGCCGCGTATGGCCAGTGGACGTGCCCGTTGTACTATAGATGGTCCTTGTTTTGTGAACAAATAAAATCATGTGAAAACATTAATTTTCTTATTTGGATCAATGATCTAATATAAATATGGGATTATTATATAATCTGGGCTTAGTGAATGCAGGGCCATGATAAAACTATCCATATTAATTAAGTAAAGGAAGGTGGAATAGGGTGTTCTTCTACTGCCATCATAGGgctagaattttttttttgtcttaaaTGGACTTAGGCAGAGTGGAACAACAGTTATTATATTGGTTTTGTCCTCTCTCCATGCCTGACCAATAAAGTTAATAAttattgaaaaataaaaaataatgatTCCATGCTTGAAAAAATATTATACCTTATTTTGGAGAAATTATTGATAGAGGTAGCCTAAAAGACCTGTGAACTATAGCTGGAGTAAAAGAGTCATTTCACGTAcagtttaacaccgttagcccATCAAAGTAGCGAAAGGGCCAAGAAACCAAACAAAATTCGTTTTAGGGCCAATAAAcaagttcgagaaaaaaaagggCAAGAAACTAAGCAGTACTTTTTTGGGACCAAGGAAATAATTTCCTCAAGTTTTATTGGCATATTAATACAATGAGCACATTTAACTCTTCACAATTATATGAATATGAATATTAAAAATTACATTTGACAGATATATTTATTGCATTCTAAATTTACATGTGACAAAGCTATACTTTAGAACCCAATTGAGGAGCATAAGTTATGATTTACCTTCAAATTGTGCTACATGCTTATTTGAGCTTCTCTCTCCCAGTTTCCTCCcttcatttttgtttttttaatcacTTCCGGCTGGGCCATGTAAACGTGGCTAAAACCTTTGAATTATCTGATGCttgataaaaaagaaaaagaaaaaaaactttggCCACTTCGGAACGAAATAAATTCAAGGATTGGTGTGTGGGGCCCATGTTCCATCAGGTCATCACAGCAGCACGTGAAAGGCTGAGCCAAACTCCATCCTTTATCGATCCACTGCACTGCTGCACACACAGCACTACCACCGCagcgctcaaaaaaaaaaaaaaaagcactaCCACCGCAGCAGCTAGCTTCTTCCCCTTTTCCAAGCAGGATCCCATTTCCCCCCTCCCTTTTCATCCACAGAAAGAGGAGCAATAGCAGATCCATTTCGCTTCTCCACAGAGCAGATCGCTCGTAGCTGCTTCCTCTTCGTCCAAATCAGCAAGCAACGAGCACAACCAGCAGGCCACTGCTCCCTCCTCCCCCATGACTCTCCATGTTTTCCTCACAAGAGCATAGCAGCAGCACCATGCCAGCAGCAGTAAGCTGCAGGGCAGGTGGTCTCTTATCTCCGGCAGTGCCCGGGCTTGGGTTCGGACAAGCGGAGGCGGAGGCTGTGCCGTGGCGGTAGAGGCGCCGACTTCCTCATCCACCGGCGAGCTTTGTCCAGTGGCCGCTGTGCGGTGAATGCGGGTTGAGCCATTCTGCCATTGCTTCTCCAACTTGGTCGAGGTACGACGGGCGGAGGCCACGGCGAGGCGGAGGGGATGACACCGGCTTCTCGATGATTCCAGTACATCCGGATCTATGTGTAACGGGCACGGGCAGACGCCCGATCCACTACTATGCTTTAATGGGCGGGGAGCCCAAAGGCCCGATCCACTGCCCTAGTATGTTTTAATGGGCGGTCTAGCTTAACAGGTGCGAGGTCCGATCCGACGGTCGATAATGGATGTTATGGGGATCCGACGGTTAGCGGGTTTGCGGACGACGTGCTCTATCcgttagctttttttttttttgcatgaatcatatatataaatatattacgTAATCACATGTTTTATGCAGTTTTAACACATAATTTTTTTGCACAATAAGATTAAGATCCAACCGCCTCcgtccttcttctacctccaggcTTCACATATCAGATCACATTTTTTTGAAGGATAAATCATAGATCCGGCGCCACCGGCATGGCCGACGCgggtgccaccgccaccgccagtgCCATGAGGCGCGCCAGGGCGAGCTCACCGCCGTCGTCGACAgtcaccggtgagaaagagagtggtagagagaaaaaaaatctatatgtttttttttttctaaaacaaatGTGTGTTGAATATCATTTGTGTATATAGAGATAGGCAATCCAGATCACACAACCGCGACTCCTGAACTCCAACTCCACAGGTCCACAACCAGACAAGGGAGACCCAGCCAGTCGCCTTCGCCTCGCACGGCCATTCGCCATGGAGAGCTCACCAGTTTCTCCCAAGCTTCTTCTCCTGGCGCTCCTCCTGCTGCTTCTGGCTCCAGTGCAGCAAGTCCAAGCACGAGAGCTCGGTGCGCTTACGTGCACGCTGCACGCGTCTGTTTGTTTCTTCTTTTGATGTCTTCCGATAACTGACTGACTATAAACTTCTACTGATCATCAGGTGGTTCGACGCAAGCGCAGCACGTCGGCGGCTTGCCATCGGTGTTAGTGTTACcaagcagcggcggcgacggcgcggccGTCCCTCCGAAGCTCGACGTGCTGCCCGGCGTGAGCAGGTCGGGAGGGCTCGCGCCGCCGGCGCCGAAGCCTGGTTACAGGCCGCAACCAGGGCACGAGCCATCGCAGGACGTCGACTCGTCTCCCGGTGTGACCGGGAATCACaagctcgcgccgccgccgcccgcgggaAACCCGCCGCCTCACTACCGCCGCCTGGGTCCGGCGGCGGACTTGCTCCGCGTGTTCCGGGGCGCCCTTGCCAGTGTTACGGGGTTGCTGCCTAAACTGCTGAACAGAAGCCTGAAGACATGAGTTATGAGTAGAGTCCTAGTTGCATATAGTTGCATGCAGGCGGTGGCCGGTGTACCGGAGCGAGCTCGGCACGTGCGTGCGTGGCAGCGagtatggccctgttcggcttgtcccatattcgatttgtttggggttttttttcagctgaaacagtgtttttctctcacaacaattcagacggaacagtgtttttcagccagtttcagctaagtttcagaccagcgaacggggccattatgtTGTACTAGTCCATGACGTTTGCCCTTGCGCGCGCCGATAAATCATGTGGTGAAGACGTAGTTAAAAAATATGTTTAATCTTTAGATGGAAACAATATTAGAAGTTTAATATAGACTGGTGAAAGGGCGCGCGCCATCGCGCGCACGTGCAGTTACAAATGCAGAGACTGAATTGGTTTAAGATATATCATGAAGTACTTATGGATATTCATAA harbors:
- the LOC136519033 gene encoding uncharacterized protein, whose amino-acid sequence is MADAGATATASAMRRARASSPPSSTVTGPQPDKGDPASRLRLARPFAMESSPVSPKLLLLALLLLLLAPVQQVQARELGGSTQAQHVGGLPSVLVLPSSGGDGAAVPPKLDVLPGVSRSGGLAPPAPKPGYRPQPGHEPSQDVDSSPGVTGNHKLAPPPPAGNPPPHYRRLGPAADLLRVFRGALASVTGLLPKLLNRSLKT